From a region of the Cyclopterus lumpus isolate fCycLum1 chromosome 5, fCycLum1.pri, whole genome shotgun sequence genome:
- the atg7 gene encoding ubiquitin-like modifier-activating enzyme ATG7 — protein sequence MASDTSEAASSTPDLKLQFAPFSSALEAGFWHQLTQKKLNDYRLDESPKSIKGYYYNGDPLGLPTRLTLEFSAFEVDGPTPARCCLATGTLYNTNTLDAFKTTDKKALLEKEAKEIWDAIQSGAALKDPSILCKFILLTFADLKKYHFYYWFCFPALCFPEGIKIIQQPSSLEQVFSAKQITALQEAYAVLCVKRGTTAEPYFLMKYTADTVHMASLEDWDTFITDTKTVTVGVYDPCTLSQHPGWPLRNLLVLLASRWGSTLDTVEVLCFRDQTLQGSRSIQHSVIFQIKLPVIPLNSACPKSVGWEKNPKGAMGPRMVNLSECMDPKRLAESSVDLNLKLMRWRLVPSLDLDKVVSTKCLLLGAGTLGCNVARTLMGWGVRRITFVDNAKISYSNPVRQPLYEFEDCLGGGKAKATAAVDRLTKIFPGVIAEGYNMSIPMPGHPVDFSEATLSQAQKDVELLEKLISEHDVIFLLMDTRESRWLPTVIAASKRKLVVNSALGFDTFVVMRHGLKKPPVSQSVSAGADSSTSCSSASSSSTTPAGSAPSVPASSLFSNIPGHKLGCYFCNDVVAPGDSTRDRTLDQQCTVSRPGLAMIAGALAVELMVSILQHSEGGYAVASSSDDRMNEPPTSLGLVPHQIRGFLSRFDNVLPASMAFDKCTACSPIVLEQYEREGFNFLSNVFNSTHSFLEDLTGLTLLHQETQAAEIWDMSDDESI from the exons ATGGCATCTGACACCAGTGAAGCAGCGTCCTCTACTCCAGACCTCAAGCTGCAGTTTGCTCCCTTCAGCAGTGCTCTGGAGGCCGGCTTCTGGCATCAGCTCACTCAGAAGAAACTCAATGACTACAGATTGGACGAAAGCCCCAAATCTATTAAAGGCTATTACTACAATG GTGACCCACTTGGTTTGCCCACTCGCCTAACGTTGGAGTTCAGTGCATTTGAAGT CGATGGACCGACACCAGCCCGTTGCTGTCTAGCTACTGGAACGCTGTATAACACCAACACACTTGATGCCTTTAAGACCACCGATAAGAAGGCTCTGCTGGAGAAAGAGGCCAAGGAG ATATGGGATGCTATACAGTCTGGGGCTGCATTGAAGGACCCATCCATCCTCTGCAAATTCATTCTGCTGACTTTTGCA GATTTGAAGAAATACCATTTCTACTACTGGTTCTGCTTCCCTGCACTCTGTTTCCCAGAGGGAATCAAGATCATCCAACAGCCATCTTCCCTAGAGCAAGTTTTCTCTGCAAAACAG ATCACAGCCTTGCAGGAGGCCTATGCCGTCCTGTGTGTCAAAAGAGGGACCACTGCTGAGCCTTACTTCCTAATGAAGTACACAGCTGACACTGTTCACATGGCTTCGCTCGAGGACTGGGACACGTTCATTACTGATACAAAGACG GTTACTGTGGGCGTTTATGATCCGTGTACTCTGTCTCAACATCCGGGCTGGCCTCTTAGAAATCTACTGGTTCTCTTAGCAAGCCGATG gggCTCTACGCTGGACACAGTGGAGGTGCTGTGTTTCAGGGACCAAACTCTGCAAGGAAGCCGCTCCATACAGCACAGTGTCATCTTCCAGATAAAGCTACCTGTGATTCCCCTCAACTCAG catgTCCTAAGAGTGTAGGTTGGGAGAAGAACCCTAAAGGGGCCATGGGACCCAGGATGGTCAACCTCAGTGAATGCATGGACCctaaaag ACTTGCAGAGTCATCAGTGGACCTGAATCTGAAGCTGATGAGATGGAGGCTGGTTCCTTCCCTGGACCTGGACAAGGTGGTCTCCACTAAGTGTCTTCTACTGGGAGCTGGGACTCTGGGCTGCAATGTAGCCAGGACTCTCATG gGATGGGGAGTGAGACGCATCACATTTGTAGACAATGCGAAGATCTCATACTCCAATCCAGTTCGGCAGCCGCTCTATGAGTTTGAAGACTGTCTCGGAGGAGGGAAGGCCAAAGCCACGGCAGCTGTTGATCGACTCACCAAAATCTTTCCTGGTGTG ATTGCAGAGGGTTACAACATGAGCATCCCCATGCCTGGTCATCCGGTGGATTTCTCTGAGGCCACTCTTTCCCAGGCCCAGAAGGATGTCGAGCTGCTGGAGAAGCTCATTTCAGAACATGACGTGATCTTCTTACTAATGGATACGAGGGAGAGCCGCTGGTTGCCTACGGTGATAGCTGCCAGCAAGAGGAAG CTGGTGGTTAATTCCGCTTTAGGCTTTGACACATTTGTCGTGATGCGCCACGGCCTTAAGAAGCCCCCCGTCAGTCAGAGTGTTTCTGCAGGAGCAgactcctccacttcctgttcttctgcttcctcttcgtCCACCACACCGGCCGGCTCTGCGCCCTCTGTCCCAGCATCCTCTCTGTTCTCCAACATCCCAGGGCACAAGCTGGGCTGCTATTTCTGCAATGATGTTGTGGCACCTGGAGAT TCAACCAGGGATCGGACTCTGGATCAGCAGTGCACCGTGAGCAGACCAGGCCTGGCTATGATTGCTGGAGCCCTGGCTGTGGAGTTGATGGTGTCCATTCTGCAGCACAGTGAAGG aGGCTACGCAGTGGCGAGCAGCAGCGACGACAGAATGAATGAACCGCCCACCTCTCTGGGTCTTGTGCCACATCAG ATCCGAGGCTTTCTTTCGAGGTTCGACAATGTTCTGCCCGCAAGCATGGCCTTCGACAAATGTACTGCCTGCTCCCCCATT GTCCTGGAACAGTATGAGAGGGAAGGTTTCAACTTTCTGTCCAATGTTTTTAATTCTACCCACTCATTCCTGGAGGACCTGACAGGGCTGACACTGTTGCACCAGGAGACACAGGCCGCAGAG